One Serinicoccus chungangensis genomic window carries:
- a CDS encoding polysaccharide biosynthesis C-terminal domain-containing protein gives MSRAITSSEGMGSVARGGAFAFLGSVVSAVMGLLLVVVLGRTLGTEGAGVVFQGIAAFTIALSLAKFGLDTTAVWLLPRLRAEAPGQLRAAAIGLLVPALGVGLLGAAALLVLSRVVDEQERLADSLVAMSWALPLAAVAMVALAATRALGGVRTFVTVQNIFVPTARPLLAWMVTLAGGSAVAVAVSWVAPFPVAALVAVVILVSQLRRVDRHRARDSTSPWVTTGLTHRIWGYTLPRAVSAILEESMRWLDVLLVGLLAGPAAAGLYGAATRFTNAGMIVSTSLRIVVAPMYSRHLGKGDVRAANDLYTVTTIWIIAFSVPLYVVLTLFGGSMIGLLGQDFRDGSLALSILAVGMAMVLTAGNIQSVLLMSGHSSLAALNKVAAVTVNVLLLLALVPPFGIVGAAVAWVLAMAVDTVLALVQVRHKVGLRPLQGGVVAILLTVIVTFGVPAAILRASLGDTVTAMVAASVLGASCLLVALWRGRQKFHLAGLATMLTARKGN, from the coding sequence ATGAGTCGTGCCATCACCTCGTCCGAGGGCATGGGCTCGGTGGCCCGAGGGGGAGCCTTCGCCTTCCTCGGATCGGTCGTCAGCGCCGTGATGGGTCTGCTGCTGGTCGTCGTCCTGGGTCGCACCCTGGGGACCGAGGGGGCGGGGGTGGTCTTCCAAGGCATCGCCGCCTTCACCATCGCCCTCAGCCTGGCCAAGTTCGGGCTGGACACCACCGCGGTCTGGCTGCTCCCCCGTCTGCGGGCCGAGGCACCCGGTCAGCTGCGGGCTGCCGCCATCGGCCTGCTGGTGCCCGCGCTGGGGGTCGGTCTCCTGGGCGCCGCGGCCCTGCTGGTGCTCAGCCGCGTCGTCGACGAGCAGGAGAGGCTCGCGGACAGCCTGGTCGCCATGTCCTGGGCGCTGCCCCTCGCCGCCGTCGCCATGGTGGCCCTCGCGGCCACGCGGGCCCTCGGTGGCGTGCGGACCTTCGTGACGGTGCAGAACATCTTCGTGCCGACGGCCCGACCCCTTCTGGCCTGGATGGTGACCCTCGCCGGCGGCTCAGCGGTCGCCGTCGCCGTCTCCTGGGTCGCCCCCTTCCCGGTGGCGGCCCTCGTGGCGGTCGTCATCCTGGTCTCCCAGCTGCGGAGGGTCGATCGCCATCGTGCGCGAGACAGCACCTCCCCGTGGGTCACGACCGGCCTCACCCACCGCATCTGGGGCTACACCCTCCCCCGGGCGGTCTCCGCCATCCTGGAGGAGTCCATGCGGTGGCTCGACGTCCTCCTCGTCGGCCTGCTGGCGGGGCCCGCTGCGGCCGGCCTCTATGGAGCCGCCACGCGCTTCACCAACGCCGGCATGATCGTGAGCACGTCCCTGCGCATCGTGGTCGCCCCGATGTACAGCCGACACCTCGGCAAGGGCGACGTGCGCGCGGCCAACGACCTCTACACGGTCACCACCATCTGGATCATCGCCTTCAGCGTTCCGCTGTACGTCGTCCTGACCCTCTTCGGCGGCTCCATGATCGGGCTCCTCGGCCAGGACTTCCGCGACGGCTCGCTCGCCCTGAGCATCCTCGCGGTCGGTATGGCGATGGTGCTGACCGCCGGCAACATCCAGTCCGTCCTGCTCATGAGCGGCCACAGCTCGCTGGCGGCGCTCAACAAGGTGGCGGCGGTCACCGTGAACGTCCTCCTGCTGCTCGCCCTCGTCCCGCCCTTCGGCATCGTGGGCGCCGCCGTGGCCTGGGTGCTCGCCATGGCCGTCGACACCGTGCTGGCCCTGGTGCAGGTGCGGCACAAGGTGGGTCTGCGGCCGCTGCAGGGTGGGGTCGTCGCTATCCTTCTGACCGTGATCGTGACCTTCGGCGTGCCCGCCGCGATACTGCGGGCCAGCCTGGGTGACACCGTGACGGCGATGGTGGCCGCGAGCGTGCTGGGCGCGTCCTGCCTGCTCGTCGCCCTCTGGCGCGGACGACAGAAGTTCCACCTGGCAGGACTCGCGACGATGCTGACCGCTCGGAAGGGCAACTGA
- a CDS encoding O-antigen ligase family protein: MSVLEAGQQPTETTGRGPSLPVWPMVALLAGYPLWWIVGIVDFSWILFGGVQLLYLLRAGATRAPRGFGVWLAFLVWMTLSVTQLDTFGRAIGFSYRHLLYVAATVIFLYVYNARSRLQDTFVLGLLTIYWLITVAGGFLGMALPTTVVRTPLSYVLPGFLLNNELVNHMVIRRFAQYDPNSFFDVTPRPSAPFLYTNNWGNAYSLLLPFVLLYLIRVRHRRRFWLLLPMVPLSFIPAAATLNRGMFLGLAIAAVYLSVRYLLRGRPAIMLSVILAGALGAGAFTASSFDDEISSRVEDTSTTEDRAEIYVQTLRSVQDNPLFGLGAPRPSTNPNIPPVGTHGQFWMVLHSHGIPGVLFFLGWFALAFAASLRRRDDVGTVANATLLVALAEVFYYGFLPVGLMLTMVAAALALRGPSPRPMPADDHRRSRTTKTRPLARRIR; encoded by the coding sequence ATGAGCGTCCTGGAGGCGGGGCAGCAGCCGACCGAGACGACGGGCCGAGGACCCTCGCTCCCGGTCTGGCCGATGGTGGCGCTGCTCGCCGGGTACCCGCTCTGGTGGATCGTGGGCATCGTCGACTTCTCGTGGATCCTCTTCGGCGGGGTGCAGCTGTTGTACCTGCTCCGTGCCGGAGCCACCAGGGCGCCGCGCGGTTTCGGGGTCTGGCTCGCCTTCCTCGTCTGGATGACGTTGTCCGTGACCCAGCTCGACACCTTCGGCCGGGCCATCGGGTTCTCCTACCGCCACCTGCTCTACGTGGCGGCGACGGTGATCTTCCTCTACGTCTACAACGCCCGGTCCCGGCTGCAGGACACCTTCGTGCTCGGTCTGCTGACCATCTACTGGCTCATCACGGTGGCCGGTGGATTCCTGGGGATGGCGCTGCCGACGACCGTGGTGCGGACCCCCCTGTCGTACGTGCTTCCCGGGTTCCTGCTCAACAACGAGCTGGTCAACCACATGGTCATCCGGCGCTTCGCGCAGTACGACCCGAACAGCTTCTTCGACGTGACCCCGAGGCCCAGCGCACCCTTCCTCTACACCAACAACTGGGGCAACGCCTACTCCCTCCTCCTGCCCTTCGTGCTGCTCTACCTCATCAGGGTGCGCCACCGTCGACGGTTCTGGCTCCTGCTGCCCATGGTCCCGCTGTCCTTCATCCCCGCAGCGGCCACGCTGAACCGGGGGATGTTCCTCGGTCTCGCGATCGCCGCGGTCTACCTGTCCGTGCGCTACCTCCTGCGGGGTCGCCCCGCCATCATGCTGTCGGTCATCCTGGCTGGGGCTCTCGGTGCCGGCGCCTTCACGGCGTCCTCGTTCGACGACGAGATCTCCAGCCGTGTGGAGGACACCAGCACGACGGAGGACCGGGCCGAGATCTACGTGCAGACCCTCCGCAGCGTCCAGGACAACCCCCTCTTCGGGCTGGGCGCGCCCCGCCCCTCGACCAACCCCAACATCCCACCCGTCGGCACACATGGCCAGTTCTGGATGGTCCTCCACTCGCACGGCATACCAGGGGTGCTCTTCTTCCTCGGCTGGTTCGCCCTGGCCTTCGCCGCCAGCCTCCGCCGACGGGACGACGTCGGCACGGTGGCGAACGCCACGCTGCTGGTCGCCCTGGCAGAGGTCTTCTACTACGGATTCCTCCCGGTCGGCCTCATGCTGACGATGGTGGCGGCCGCCCTGGCGTTGCGGGGACCCTCGCCACGACCGATGCCCGCCGACGACCACCGCCGGTCCCGCACCACCAAGACCAGGCCCCTGGCCAGGAGGATCCGTTGA
- a CDS encoding sulfotransferase domain-containing protein: MDTVQLTALKARVPRWALDGLNTASRLGGLATAADRPMPDFLVIGTKRGGTTSLFNYMVQHPGVLALYPQPRGRKSTDHWFANSGTSQRWYRSHFHTETYRRLRRTRLGYRPQSFEASPYYVWDPRIPARVAAAAPATKSILLVRDPVQRAWSHYQERVQNGVEPLSFDEALALEDERLDGELAAMLADPTYHSTTWDWYSYRSRGEYLSQIQTWLEHFPRSQLLVLPSERLYSDTQGTFDRICEFLGLPPHRLPTTKPYNATWRTKDAPPTSAATQLATHYQSHNAALEAFLGEPLDWT; encoded by the coding sequence ATGGACACCGTACAGCTGACAGCCCTCAAGGCGCGGGTACCACGATGGGCGCTGGACGGCCTCAACACCGCTTCCCGCCTCGGCGGGTTGGCGACCGCCGCCGACCGGCCGATGCCCGACTTCCTCGTCATCGGCACCAAGCGGGGAGGCACGACCTCGCTCTTCAACTACATGGTCCAGCACCCCGGCGTGCTCGCCCTCTACCCGCAGCCCCGGGGCCGCAAGAGCACGGACCACTGGTTCGCCAACTCCGGCACCTCGCAACGCTGGTACCGCTCGCACTTCCACACCGAGACCTACCGCCGTCTCCGCAGGACCCGGCTGGGTTACCGACCCCAGAGCTTCGAGGCGTCCCCGTACTACGTGTGGGATCCTCGGATCCCCGCCCGGGTGGCCGCGGCCGCCCCGGCGACGAAGTCGATCCTTCTGGTCCGTGACCCCGTGCAGCGTGCCTGGTCGCACTACCAGGAACGCGTCCAGAACGGGGTGGAGCCGTTGAGCTTCGACGAGGCCCTGGCGCTCGAGGACGAACGGCTGGACGGAGAGCTGGCGGCGATGCTCGCCGATCCGACCTACCACAGCACGACCTGGGACTGGTACAGCTACCGCAGCCGCGGGGAGTACCTGTCCCAGATCCAGACCTGGCTCGAGCACTTTCCGCGCTCACAGCTCCTGGTGCTGCCCAGCGAGCGGCTCTACTCGGACACTCAGGGCACCTTCGACCGGATCTGCGAATTCTTGGGTCTGCCCCCTCACCGCCTTCCGACGACCAAGCCTTACAACGCCACGTGGCGCACCAAGGACGCCCCGCCGACGAGTGCGGCAACCCAGCTGGCGACCCACTACCAGAGCCACAACGCCGCCCTCGAGGCGTTCCTCGGCGAGCCGCTCGACTGGACCTGA
- a CDS encoding Wzz/FepE/Etk N-terminal domain-containing protein — protein MEQRNDEPGIDLRHYAEVLWRKWWVIALATLLGLGAGAATLVLLPTQASATATVSLNLITSDPFDVSRPVSELIDPAGEAQVASSYAVAERAAAELGQEWDAADIRQATEVAGVADTAVLRITATSGSAQSAREIADASATAYLDYRSELAQSRIERRLEQSSQRLAELRDDLREVNERLAQVESGSAAAVQAESDRSLINLEIDSLTSQLATARGIDTNGGTVLNPAANGQVEYTPSTLLVLGTATVAGLGLGLLLAFLVHAIWPRVFSRYDVAANGGVESLGFIGRTNVAIAPRGDDLAVYREIRERVLAGGLIRDERGLLAVLPTYRHEVLGGVAVTLAHVLAQSGMHVTYVALRPDADEVSHVCDALNLAQVDATETGSHYVSRDLPGFSLFVPRHNPDDEPFSIAARQEIISRRAESLVVIAASREYGRSSRLAASRLADATVLLAARGGSTVTEVRQAAHDTASQGGDIVGTVLVHRRRRPEVTGRGGARSHRAANNPVVVGSEA, from the coding sequence ATGGAGCAGCGCAACGACGAGCCCGGAATCGATCTTCGCCACTACGCCGAGGTGCTCTGGCGCAAGTGGTGGGTGATCGCCCTGGCCACACTACTCGGTCTCGGTGCCGGTGCCGCGACCCTCGTGCTCCTGCCCACGCAGGCCAGCGCGACCGCCACGGTCTCGCTCAACCTCATCACCAGTGATCCCTTCGACGTCAGTCGCCCGGTCTCCGAGCTCATCGACCCGGCGGGGGAGGCACAGGTCGCGTCGTCGTACGCCGTAGCCGAGCGCGCGGCCGCGGAGCTGGGACAGGAGTGGGACGCGGCCGACATCCGGCAGGCCACCGAGGTCGCCGGCGTGGCGGACACGGCCGTCCTGCGGATCACCGCGACGTCAGGGTCGGCCCAGAGTGCCCGTGAGATCGCCGATGCGTCGGCCACGGCGTACCTGGACTACCGCTCGGAGCTGGCGCAGAGTCGCATCGAGCGACGGCTGGAGCAGTCGTCCCAACGCCTGGCCGAGCTCAGGGACGACCTGCGGGAGGTGAACGAGCGGCTCGCCCAGGTCGAGAGCGGCAGCGCGGCCGCGGTCCAGGCCGAGTCGGACCGCTCCCTCATCAACCTCGAGATCGACTCGCTCACCTCCCAGCTCGCGACCGCCCGCGGGATCGACACCAACGGTGGCACCGTCCTCAACCCCGCCGCGAACGGACAGGTCGAGTACACGCCGTCGACGCTCCTGGTCCTGGGGACGGCCACCGTGGCCGGCCTGGGGCTGGGACTTCTGCTCGCCTTCCTCGTGCACGCCATCTGGCCCAGGGTGTTCTCCCGGTACGACGTGGCCGCGAACGGCGGGGTGGAGTCGCTGGGCTTCATCGGCAGGACCAACGTCGCGATCGCGCCTCGCGGCGACGACCTCGCCGTCTACCGCGAGATCCGCGAGCGGGTGCTGGCGGGCGGCCTGATCCGGGACGAACGGGGGCTGCTGGCGGTCCTCCCGACCTACCGGCACGAGGTCCTGGGCGGCGTCGCCGTCACCCTGGCGCACGTCCTGGCCCAGTCCGGTATGCACGTGACCTACGTCGCTCTGCGTCCCGACGCCGACGAGGTGTCCCACGTGTGCGACGCCCTCAACCTGGCCCAGGTGGACGCGACCGAGACCGGTTCGCACTACGTCTCGCGTGACCTCCCCGGGTTCTCGCTCTTCGTGCCCCGGCACAACCCGGACGACGAGCCCTTCTCGATCGCGGCTCGACAGGAGATCATCTCCCGCCGGGCCGAGTCGCTGGTGGTCATCGCCGCCTCACGGGAGTACGGCCGCTCCAGCCGCCTGGCGGCGTCTCGCCTGGCGGATGCGACGGTGCTGCTGGCGGCCCGTGGCGGGAGCACGGTCACGGAGGTGCGTCAGGCCGCCCATGACACGGCGAGCCAGGGTGGGGACATCGTGGGCACCGTCCTGGTCCATCGCCGGCGCCGGCCCGAGGTGACCGGCCGAGGGGGTGCCCGCTCGCACCGAGCGGCGAACAACCCCGTGGTCGTGGGCAGCGAGGCCTGA